One Methanoculleus sp. 7T genomic window carries:
- a CDS encoding acyltransferase has protein sequence MVAVVWIRELDYLRGFSALAVIAVHVSMSATRTPAADLLCLLNVFVYIIAHFAVPVFIFISGWVLALRYAGAYSVPAYYRRRARTILPPYLFFTGFFLLVSVEGAVHLAGVPDPGTAAGALLMGTAAYHLWFFVLIIQLYLLYPLIVGGYDAFDRAGAALYLLLALLFGQVLWNVGAHVFGAFAGAEWYPVLIRLFPSHLFYFVLGIHAARHTDRLRSALRSFSPAWVLAAAVSGALLLGGIWVAAVLRYGSFSGATLAVFCVYRILEPLYYVPVIAVLILAAGRLEAAGGRLSGAARSFGEHSFGIYLIHPLIIAACAAVWASLTGLSWADWATYPVLFAATAALSYGIVRVAAPLPCTGRLLGSRRSGGT, from the coding sequence GTGGTTGCGGTGGTCTGGATCAGGGAACTCGATTACTTGCGGGGTTTTTCCGCCCTCGCCGTGATCGCCGTCCACGTCTCCATGAGCGCTACGCGGACCCCTGCTGCAGACCTGCTCTGCCTCTTAAACGTCTTCGTCTACATCATCGCCCACTTCGCCGTGCCCGTCTTCATCTTCATATCCGGGTGGGTGCTCGCACTCCGGTATGCTGGTGCGTACTCGGTCCCGGCCTACTACCGGCGCCGGGCACGGACAATCCTCCCCCCGTACCTCTTCTTCACCGGCTTCTTCCTCCTCGTCTCGGTGGAGGGAGCGGTACATCTCGCAGGCGTGCCCGACCCGGGTACGGCGGCGGGCGCCCTCCTCATGGGGACCGCCGCCTACCACCTCTGGTTCTTCGTGCTGATCATCCAACTCTACCTCCTCTACCCGCTGATCGTCGGGGGTTACGACGCCTTCGACCGGGCCGGGGCGGCGCTCTATCTCCTCCTCGCCCTCCTCTTCGGCCAGGTCCTCTGGAACGTGGGCGCTCATGTTTTCGGGGCATTTGCGGGCGCAGAGTGGTATCCAGTGCTGATCCGCCTCTTCCCGTCGCACCTCTTCTACTTCGTGCTCGGCATCCACGCCGCCCGGCATACCGACCGGCTCCGGTCGGCACTCCGGTCCTTCTCCCCGGCATGGGTCCTCGCCGCGGCCGTTTCGGGCGCCCTGCTCCTCGGAGGCATATGGGTCGCGGCCGTGCTCCGCTACGGGAGTTTCTCCGGCGCAACCCTCGCCGTCTTCTGCGTCTACCGTATCCTCGAGCCGCTCTACTACGTCCCCGTCATCGCCGTGCTCATCCTCGCCGCGGGACGGCTGGAGGCGGCCGGCGGGCGTCTGAGCGGTGCAGCCCGGTCGTTCGGCGAGCACTCGTTCGGGATATACCTTATTCACCCCCTTATCATCGCCGCCTGTGCGGCTGTCTGGGCCTCTCTCACCGGGCTTTCGTGGGCGGACTGGGCGACCTACCCGGTGCTCTTCGCGGCGACGGCGGCGTTGAGTTACGGTATCGTCCGGGTTGCCGCCCCCCTCCCATGCACCGGGCGCCTGTTGGGTTCGAGGCGTTCCGGCGGCACATGA
- a CDS encoding COG1470 family protein, whose translation MNQIARVTMVVAVVLAAAIVCQPVSAAGIAVGPSSQAVENMLRGGSFERSLTIFNPSEMGFDVVLKTEGSAKDWVKFSSIDRNEELQKVYVPKKGQTPVLMKVTVPEDAANGRYTTKIVVETIPGEEVPGSVGMVLQATSALEITVTDVERVSGEVTSVVVRDTEVDIPLGVEVGFKNTGNVVVTPEITAVISRDGSVVATVSKAETPVRPGATEPIVVHWPNEGFAAGTYQANVTVSLRGEVLADEGRTFAILPLGSLTRQGELTDLGYDGALTVGKPIKITGVFKNSGSIATRAKLSGEVYRGGNLIDVVSGDEMTILVFSENPLTAYYTPKEPGEYTMKTCAVFEGKTTDAKDVVFTVQPDSSGLNLPLSPVPVAAALAFICLFVTGRRCREKR comes from the coding sequence ATGAATCAGATAGCAAGGGTGACGATGGTCGTCGCCGTCGTCTTGGCGGCGGCGATCGTCTGTCAGCCCGTGAGTGCTGCAGGCATAGCCGTCGGACCTTCCAGCCAGGCTGTTGAGAACATGCTGCGGGGAGGGTCCTTTGAGCGGTCGTTGACGATCTTTAATCCGTCTGAGATGGGCTTTGATGTGGTCCTGAAGACCGAAGGGTCCGCGAAGGACTGGGTCAAGTTCTCTTCCATCGATCGCAACGAAGAGCTCCAGAAGGTCTACGTCCCGAAGAAGGGCCAGACCCCTGTCTTGATGAAGGTGACGGTCCCCGAAGATGCCGCGAACGGCCGTTACACGACGAAGATCGTCGTTGAGACGATTCCGGGCGAAGAGGTCCCCGGCTCGGTGGGGATGGTCCTCCAGGCGACATCCGCTCTGGAGATCACGGTCACCGATGTCGAGCGCGTCTCCGGTGAGGTCACGAGCGTCGTGGTGAGGGATACCGAGGTGGACATCCCGCTGGGCGTCGAGGTCGGTTTCAAGAACACGGGGAACGTTGTCGTGACCCCTGAGATCACCGCCGTCATATCCCGGGACGGGTCGGTCGTCGCGACCGTCTCCAAGGCCGAGACGCCGGTGCGGCCCGGCGCTACGGAGCCGATCGTGGTGCACTGGCCCAACGAGGGATTCGCGGCCGGGACCTACCAGGCGAACGTTACGGTCTCGCTCCGCGGCGAGGTGCTCGCCGACGAGGGTCGAACCTTTGCGATCCTGCCGTTAGGGTCCCTTACCCGGCAGGGCGAATTGACCGATCTCGGCTACGACGGGGCGCTCACCGTCGGCAAACCGATCAAGATCACCGGCGTCTTCAAGAATTCGGGGTCGATCGCGACGAGGGCCAAACTCTCGGGCGAGGTCTACCGGGGCGGCAACCTGATCGACGTGGTATCGGGCGATGAGATGACCATTCTGGTCTTCTCCGAGAATCCCCTGACCGCGTACTACACCCCGAAGGAGCCGGGGGAGTACACGATGAAGACCTGTGCCGTCTTCGAGGGCAAGACGACCGATGCAAAGGACGTGGTCTTTACCGTCCAGCCGGATTCGTCGGGCCTGAATCTGCCGCTCTCCCCGGTCCCGGTTGCTGCAGCGCTCGCATTCATCTGTCTCTTCGTAACGGGAAGACGATGCCGCGAAAAACGGTGA